One Verrucomicrobiia bacterium DNA window includes the following coding sequences:
- a CDS encoding aldo/keto reductase, which yields MKTSISRRDFLRASTVVAGAVLVSPWSLPQAFAAAPRRTAVDQVALGKTGLKISRLGIGTGSNNGHLQTAEGKEAFIKLIRYAYDQGVTYIDTAERYATFPWIAEAIKDLPREKLFIQSKVPDRPEDVLATIDKHRKTFKTDYIDSLLIHCMTRGNWTDADQWKRVMDSFDEAKEKKWILSKGVSCHSLPALQAATRTPWTEVHLVRINPQGKHMDTPSGAWNGDATAEVNPVVEEIEAMHDKGRGVIGMKIFGNGDFRDPAEREKSIRYAMSRKDVHAIVIGFTTPGEIDEAIERMNRALAEV from the coding sequence ATGAAAACTTCAATCAGCCGCCGGGATTTTCTGCGTGCATCGACGGTCGTCGCCGGAGCCGTCCTGGTTTCACCATGGTCTCTACCACAGGCGTTTGCCGCCGCGCCGCGCCGCACTGCGGTCGACCAGGTTGCGCTCGGAAAAACGGGCCTGAAGATCAGCCGCCTCGGGATTGGCACCGGGAGCAATAACGGCCATCTGCAAACAGCCGAAGGCAAGGAAGCGTTCATCAAACTGATCCGTTACGCCTACGATCAGGGGGTTACCTACATCGACACCGCCGAGCGCTATGCGACCTTCCCCTGGATCGCTGAGGCCATCAAGGATTTGCCGCGTGAAAAGCTGTTCATTCAGTCGAAGGTTCCGGACCGGCCGGAGGACGTTCTCGCCACGATCGACAAGCACCGCAAGACGTTCAAGACGGATTACATCGACAGCCTGCTGATTCATTGCATGACCCGCGGCAACTGGACCGATGCGGATCAATGGAAGCGCGTGATGGATTCGTTCGATGAAGCAAAGGAAAAGAAGTGGATTCTTTCCAAGGGCGTTTCATGCCACTCGCTGCCCGCCCTGCAGGCGGCAACCCGCACGCCGTGGACTGAAGTGCATCTCGTCCGCATCAATCCGCAGGGTAAACACATGGATACCCCTTCGGGCGCGTGGAATGGTGATGCCACCGCAGAAGTGAACCCCGTCGTCGAAGAGATTGAGGCGATGCATGACAAGGGCAGGGGAGTCATAGGGATGAAGATTTTCGGCAATGGCGATTTCCGGGATCCAGCGGAGCGCGAAAAATCGATTCGCTACGCGATGAGCCGCAAGGACGTTCACGCCATTGTGATCGGGTTCACAACGCCGGGCGAGATCGACGAAGCAATCGAGCGCATGAACCGCGCCCTGGCGGAAGTTTGA
- a CDS encoding response regulator: MNAQPTILFAEDSESDMMLIQLGFEKAHFPFFLQFVSDGALAIEYLTGKGRYADRMKFPVPSVLLTDLQMPRVGGLELLAWVRSQPAWQRLPVIVVTGSNQPEDRMRALELGADFYVLKDLLIRPPPGLFEAIIRCAGRQQGLALHKDRDELIRPVSRR; the protein is encoded by the coding sequence ATGAACGCACAACCCACGATCCTTTTTGCAGAAGATTCCGAGAGCGACATGATGCTCATCCAGCTGGGTTTTGAAAAAGCACATTTCCCTTTCTTCCTCCAGTTCGTTTCCGATGGCGCCCTCGCAATAGAATACCTGACAGGCAAAGGGCGCTACGCCGATAGAATGAAATTTCCTGTACCGTCCGTTCTTCTCACCGACCTGCAGATGCCACGCGTCGGAGGACTGGAACTCCTTGCATGGGTTCGTTCTCAGCCCGCGTGGCAGCGCCTTCCGGTCATTGTCGTCACGGGCTCCAACCAGCCGGAAGACCGCATGCGAGCTCTCGAACTCGGCGCAGATTTCTATGTCCTTAAAGACCTGCTGATCCGGCCACCTCCGGGCCTTTTCGAAGCCATCATTCGCTGCGCTGGACGCCAGCAGGGATTGGCGCTGCACAAGGACCGCGACGAGTTGATCCGCCCAGTTTCCCGCCGATGA
- a CDS encoding phage regulatory CII family protein: MQSHELLREVLQRTSAKQVAADLGLSMSMIYKWAEPDDGTGSGAVNPLDRVESLFRCTNDHRLIQWICQRAGGFFILNPKTNKPHPSFLIPATNEIVQEFADLLAVIATAASDNQITLKEATSIRARWEELKTVTEGFVACCEEGNFSALKAAQPPAQEKH, translated from the coding sequence ATGCAATCTCACGAACTGCTCCGGGAGGTCCTTCAGCGTACCAGCGCAAAGCAGGTGGCTGCCGACCTCGGACTTTCGATGTCGATGATTTACAAATGGGCCGAACCCGACGATGGCACGGGGAGCGGCGCTGTGAATCCGCTCGATCGGGTGGAATCGCTCTTTCGCTGCACGAACGATCATCGGTTGATCCAGTGGATCTGCCAGCGCGCGGGAGGATTTTTCATCCTCAATCCAAAGACCAACAAGCCGCATCCCTCGTTCCTGATTCCTGCCACCAACGAGATCGTCCAGGAATTCGCCGACCTGCTCGCAGTGATTGCTACGGCCGCATCCGACAATCAAATCACGCTCAAGGAAGCGACATCGATTCGGGCGCGCTGGGAGGAATTGAAGACCGTCACCGAGGGATTTGTCGCTTGCTGTGAGGAAGGGAATTTCTCGGCTCTCAAGGCTGCGCAGCCTCCCGCGCAGGAGAAACACTGA
- a CDS encoding radical SAM protein, translated as MQLLPSIFRSRNPQPIRRPDFVETQGGLALQIWGEEGYWHVVDHEFADVLEQLAEVRDIELLLAGRPDWRPHTQAIRRQLGVMRKAGIGGQAPRLNASAIENVTINLTMGCNLHCRSCYVPEDFRSVATRINPSRSLAFLDDLQPCFSPNATITLLGGEPFLHPSALREIGSWALQRNLPCNVSTNGTVLNDAILKILQDMRLDVQVSLDGATAQTNDAIRGAGTFSKATASVRRLVEAGIPVTLCMVCCEQNLLEIGSYFHLATRLGARDVRFIPLKKLGTSSKGSLKPASQLEIVKAICRELDEEPAFRPMCRTDVYSIVKAMLRDSSRRTTCGTGTQTLLIHADGTVFPCINTTIPTLALGSVHEGSREVLARGAAFGARLSLDSAAHPCHGCSVKRWCLAVCPGETLQREGSLDQPHWNCTTHATPSGS; from the coding sequence ATGCAACTGCTGCCGTCCATTTTCCGTTCCAGAAATCCGCAACCCATTCGCCGTCCGGATTTTGTTGAGACACAGGGCGGCTTGGCGTTGCAGATATGGGGCGAAGAAGGTTACTGGCACGTCGTCGACCACGAGTTTGCTGATGTTTTGGAGCAATTGGCGGAAGTACGCGACATCGAATTGTTGCTGGCGGGCCGGCCTGACTGGAGGCCGCACACACAGGCGATTCGAAGGCAGCTTGGTGTAATGCGCAAAGCAGGAATCGGGGGGCAGGCACCCAGACTCAATGCATCCGCCATTGAGAACGTGACGATCAATCTGACGATGGGATGCAATCTCCACTGCCGGTCCTGTTACGTGCCTGAGGACTTTCGAAGCGTCGCAACACGCATCAATCCGTCGCGCTCACTCGCGTTTCTCGACGATTTGCAGCCGTGTTTCAGCCCCAACGCCACGATCACGTTACTCGGCGGTGAGCCGTTCCTGCATCCCAGCGCGCTGCGCGAGATTGGCAGCTGGGCGCTTCAGCGGAATCTTCCCTGCAACGTCTCGACGAACGGAACGGTTCTCAACGATGCCATTTTGAAAATTCTCCAGGACATGCGACTGGATGTGCAGGTGTCACTCGATGGTGCCACGGCGCAGACGAACGATGCGATCCGCGGAGCCGGGACGTTTTCGAAAGCCACGGCAAGCGTGCGCCGCCTTGTTGAGGCTGGAATTCCGGTGACTTTGTGCATGGTCTGCTGTGAGCAGAATCTTTTGGAGATCGGCAGCTATTTTCATCTTGCCACCCGCCTCGGAGCGCGGGATGTCCGGTTCATCCCCTTGAAGAAACTTGGGACTTCATCCAAGGGATCGCTGAAACCTGCTTCGCAACTGGAAATCGTAAAGGCAATCTGTCGTGAACTGGATGAGGAACCCGCGTTTCGGCCGATGTGCCGCACGGATGTTTATTCCATCGTGAAAGCCATGCTGCGCGACAGTTCGCGTCGGACCACGTGCGGCACAGGCACGCAGACATTGCTGATCCACGCCGACGGCACCGTGTTTCCCTGCATCAATACAACGATTCCCACGCTGGCGTTGGGCAGCGTTCATGAAGGATCGCGGGAGGTTCTCGCCCGCGGCGCGGCATTCGGAGCTCGACTATCGCTCGATTCGGCGGCGCATCCGTGTCATGGCTGCAGCGTGAAGCGCTGGTGCCTTGCGGTTTGCCCAGGCGAAACGCTGCAGCGCGAAGGGAGTCTTGATCAGCCGCATTGGAATTGCACGACGCACGCAACACCATCCGGTTCGTGA
- a CDS encoding response regulator, giving the protein MSEVVPTVLVVEDSRNDAFLLQRALKVAGAACAVQVVRTGREALDYLSGRGAFADRTQYPMPRLLFLDLTLPLITGFEVLTWLNDHPSARIPVVVMTASSDERDKRHALQMGVKAYLPKPPNGEVIRGILQRVGLVEPNAAPGGPYGMTPLPSSQ; this is encoded by the coding sequence ATGAGTGAAGTTGTACCGACGGTCCTGGTGGTCGAAGATAGCCGCAACGATGCTTTTCTCCTGCAGCGCGCGCTGAAAGTGGCAGGAGCCGCGTGCGCCGTGCAGGTTGTACGCACAGGTCGCGAAGCCCTTGATTACCTGAGCGGCCGCGGAGCCTTTGCTGATCGCACCCAGTATCCAATGCCACGGCTTCTGTTTTTGGATCTCACACTTCCCCTCATCACCGGGTTTGAAGTTCTGACCTGGCTCAACGATCATCCGAGCGCCCGCATCCCCGTCGTTGTCATGACAGCCTCTTCGGACGAACGCGACAAGCGCCATGCGCTCCAGATGGGCGTCAAAGCATATCTTCCGAAGCCTCCCAACGGCGAGGTGATCCGCGGCATCCTGCAACGGGTCGGCCTGGTCGAGCCCAACGCAGCGCCGGGCGGACCCTATGGGATGACTCCTCTGCCCTCGTCCCAATAA
- a CDS encoding PAS domain S-box protein, with translation MPEPASHSPPAELHLAAILQSSDHAIVSKTIDGIITSWNPAAEKMFGYSAAEAVGSPISIIVPPQRCDDELELLARLRRGESSHQVETTRVARDGHELVVSLTAAPIRDASGSVIGATAIMRDITSQRMSLNDLRMERDRLRITLASIGDAVIVTDARGFIDFVNPVAARLTGWSTEEAKGKPLESVFCIINETTRQRVESPAARAMSEGVIVGLANHTLLVSRDGAEVAIDDSAAPIRDDSGKVLGVVLVFRDVTAMRAIDSFRERLSAIIESSDDAIIGKDLTGRITSWNRGAERIFGYSQQEALGRPITMLIPPERLGEETEILRRIRAGERVDHFETVRIGKDRRKVDVSLTISPIRDSEGSVVGASKIARDITGKKESERELARTHQQLKEHVLHLDQLVAARTTDLTESVLDLETFASSLSHDLRAPLRTVYGLAASLKEDHGTQLNAEANDLLGRILESCEGLSQLVDTVLSYMRIRNEHVRLESISLDAILHDIVTQYPHLQEARPELQIERPLLNVMGSRGLITQMVVNLISNAVKFVSPGTRPKVRLWTERRNGKVRLWIEDNGIGVSAEDQRKIFQLFSRADAAEAYEGSGVGLALVQRAARRLGGGLGIDPAAGGGSRFWIEFTPADPEPSQL, from the coding sequence GTGCCCGAACCCGCCAGCCATAGTCCGCCAGCAGAGCTGCACCTCGCCGCGATCCTGCAGTCTTCTGATCACGCGATCGTCAGCAAGACGATTGATGGCATCATTACGAGCTGGAATCCGGCAGCGGAGAAGATGTTCGGCTACAGCGCGGCGGAGGCTGTTGGCAGCCCGATCTCCATCATTGTTCCTCCACAGCGTTGTGACGATGAGCTCGAGTTGCTGGCACGCCTGCGTCGCGGCGAAAGTTCGCATCAGGTTGAAACCACCCGCGTTGCTCGAGATGGCCACGAGTTGGTGGTTTCGCTGACAGCCGCGCCAATCCGTGATGCATCGGGAAGCGTCATTGGCGCCACGGCCATCATGCGCGACATCACCTCGCAACGGATGAGCCTGAACGACCTCCGGATGGAGCGTGACAGATTGCGCATCACACTGGCGAGCATTGGCGATGCGGTCATTGTCACGGACGCGCGCGGGTTCATTGACTTCGTCAATCCCGTAGCAGCGCGCCTTACCGGGTGGAGCACGGAGGAGGCAAAAGGCAAGCCGCTTGAATCGGTGTTTTGCATCATCAATGAGACAACGAGGCAACGCGTGGAAAGTCCCGCCGCGCGGGCCATGAGCGAAGGCGTCATTGTCGGCCTCGCCAATCACACGCTGCTCGTTTCACGCGACGGCGCTGAAGTGGCCATCGACGACAGCGCCGCGCCGATCCGGGATGACTCCGGCAAAGTGCTGGGTGTCGTCCTGGTTTTCCGCGATGTCACGGCCATGCGTGCCATTGATTCATTTCGAGAACGCCTTTCTGCGATCATTGAAAGTTCGGATGACGCGATCATCGGAAAAGACCTTACGGGCCGCATCACCAGCTGGAACCGGGGCGCGGAACGCATTTTTGGTTATTCGCAACAGGAGGCGCTGGGCAGGCCCATCACGATGCTGATTCCTCCGGAGCGGCTTGGAGAGGAAACTGAAATTCTCCGTCGAATTCGCGCGGGTGAACGGGTGGACCACTTTGAGACCGTCCGCATTGGGAAAGATCGCCGAAAGGTTGACGTATCACTGACGATTTCGCCGATCCGTGATTCGGAAGGAAGCGTTGTCGGTGCTTCGAAGATTGCGCGGGACATCACCGGAAAAAAGGAATCGGAACGCGAGCTGGCCAGAACTCATCAACAGTTGAAGGAGCATGTGCTGCATCTCGACCAGCTGGTAGCGGCCCGGACGACAGACTTGACCGAAAGCGTGCTCGATCTGGAAACATTTGCCTCGAGCCTCTCGCATGACCTGCGCGCGCCGTTGCGCACGGTTTACGGTCTGGCCGCGAGCCTGAAGGAGGACCACGGGACGCAACTCAACGCGGAAGCCAATGACCTGCTCGGGCGGATCCTGGAATCTTGCGAAGGCTTGAGCCAGTTGGTGGACACCGTGCTTTCCTACATGCGCATTCGCAACGAGCATGTCCGGCTTGAAAGCATCTCGCTGGATGCGATCCTGCACGACATTGTCACACAATACCCTCATCTGCAGGAAGCCAGACCCGAGCTGCAGATCGAGCGTCCGCTGTTGAACGTGATGGGCAGCCGCGGTTTGATCACGCAAATGGTGGTCAACCTCATCAGCAATGCGGTCAAGTTCGTGTCACCGGGAACCCGGCCCAAAGTGCGCCTATGGACTGAACGGCGGAATGGCAAAGTGCGCCTTTGGATTGAAGACAACGGCATCGGCGTCAGTGCGGAGGATCAGCGAAAAATCTTCCAGCTCTTCTCCCGCGCGGATGCAGCGGAGGCGTACGAAGGCTCGGGAGTGGGGCTCGCCCTGGTGCAGCGCGCGGCGCGGCGGCTTGGCGGCGGGCTCGGCATTGATCCGGCTGCGGGCGGCGGAAGCCGTTTCTGGATTGAATTCACCCCCGCCGATCCGGAACCAAGTCAACTTTGA
- a CDS encoding rhodanese-like domain-containing protein yields MTNPFLIALALLVATTACGNSAPIIPTEEARHHLTNGAVLIDVRTIDEYNAKHLTNAIHIPLDTLKFKLPAQVPDRSQALLLHCRTGRRSGIAETELRAMGYTNVFNVGSLEQAEKASGTKAQSGQPGSKN; encoded by the coding sequence ATGACGAATCCCTTTCTTATTGCGCTTGCACTTTTAGTCGCAACAACCGCCTGCGGGAACAGTGCCCCGATCATTCCAACAGAAGAGGCGCGACACCATCTAACCAACGGTGCGGTGCTGATCGATGTCCGGACCATTGACGAGTACAACGCAAAGCACCTCACGAACGCCATTCATATTCCGTTGGATACGTTGAAGTTCAAACTGCCTGCGCAAGTGCCGGACAGAAGCCAGGCGTTGTTGCTGCACTGCCGGACTGGCCGCAGAAGCGGGATTGCTGAAACGGAACTCAGAGCCATGGGTTACACGAACGTATTCAACGTCGGCTCGCTCGAACAGGCCGAGAAGGCTTCCGGGACGAAGGCCCAAAGCGGCCAACCTGGGTCGAAGAACTAG
- a CDS encoding secondary thiamine-phosphate synthase enzyme YjbQ, whose product MKSLTEHLWFEVKGRRGFVNITDTVENLVRESGVMEGLCLVNAMHITASVFINDNESGLHHDYDAWLEKLAPHAPTSQYRHNETGEDNADAHLKRQIMGREVVVAITKGRLDCGPWEQIFYGEFDGNRRKRVLVKIIGE is encoded by the coding sequence ATGAAATCCCTGACGGAACATCTTTGGTTTGAAGTGAAGGGACGCCGCGGGTTCGTGAATATCACGGACACGGTGGAAAATCTCGTTCGGGAGAGCGGCGTGATGGAGGGACTCTGTCTCGTCAATGCGATGCATATTACGGCATCGGTCTTCATCAACGATAACGAGTCCGGCTTGCATCATGATTACGACGCGTGGCTGGAGAAGCTTGCGCCGCATGCGCCCACGTCGCAATACCGGCACAACGAAACGGGGGAGGACAATGCCGACGCTCATCTGAAGCGTCAGATCATGGGACGCGAAGTCGTGGTGGCGATCACGAAGGGCCGGCTCGACTGCGGGCCGTGGGAGCAAATTTTCTACGGTGAGTTCGACGGCAACCGCAGGAAGCGGGTGCTCGTGAAAATCATCGGAGAATGA
- a CDS encoding glucoamylase family protein, translated as MWLRTVKHGMVLMGMMILGLGHCMGNELLLADFDNHSVFNHFSGDSGTFTSGAATIRRNFDTNVFRGPTGASLRVQYSVGSGFCGVWESLMGKVSFAPHTLNFTNLHGALRSSAGHPSRVENIRAMAVSFWARGDGSGGFDHRVKLELKSPRGSIGDTVVEIPNDDLWRRYDFGLSHLLQHSNIAQVKELVWVFEDIRNEHRPDAVLYLDDVTVVTDEPVLDPSRWVDDAMLDAIAHRTFSYFLRFTDSLGFALDRSTFSDMVSVGTVGFQLTAYCIGHERQWAERAELEQRVRMILRNLRHLPTGPEPGTGRAGYRGFFYHFLTADTGLRKDANVELSVYDTALLMYGVLTCLEYFSGDAEIRELCQQLYDRVEWSWFVDRRPGANQNQFRLEWKPEGGAGGRFQGHVDGQTDEALMLDILALGSRTYSIGMDTYFARRRSFGRFPGPDSPPILASWRGSMFNYFFASCWLNFERRGMDLHALSPVDLWRNNRLAIEANRRFCMLHAADYSGQTNGFFTTYGENAWGLTACDNLVAPTSHAPSEYFGFGALPTEENLRFNTRAPHAGTIAVYGAVSAINYTPQESLAAIRHFLSIPKLWNPLFGFGDAFSLDPHYVVAPYDAEGNPTVVAATHLNGPWINPMVMGVNVGPMLLAVENYRTRMIWKLMDRNPHIRIGLDRIFGISSLNAESVSFNDQGNAVVIRWKAEREASRYAVYGSSDLSDWRLLEDGIQATEWTDTRRTPGEQRFYLIKALR; from the coding sequence ATGTGGCTGCGCACCGTGAAACACGGGATGGTGCTGATGGGCATGATGATCCTTGGGCTGGGACACTGCATGGGAAATGAACTGCTGCTGGCAGATTTCGATAACCACAGCGTTTTCAATCACTTCTCCGGCGACAGCGGCACCTTCACTTCGGGAGCCGCAACAATACGCCGAAACTTCGATACGAATGTCTTCCGCGGCCCGACCGGCGCTTCCTTGCGTGTTCAGTATTCCGTCGGTTCAGGTTTTTGCGGCGTTTGGGAATCGTTGATGGGCAAGGTTTCCTTTGCACCGCACACACTGAACTTCACCAATCTTCACGGAGCTTTGCGCAGCAGCGCCGGTCATCCCTCGCGTGTTGAAAACATCCGCGCGATGGCAGTCAGTTTTTGGGCGCGCGGCGATGGCAGCGGCGGCTTCGATCATCGCGTTAAGTTGGAGTTGAAGAGCCCGCGAGGATCGATCGGGGACACCGTCGTGGAAATCCCGAACGATGATTTGTGGCGGCGGTATGACTTCGGCCTGAGCCATCTGCTGCAGCACTCAAACATCGCGCAAGTAAAGGAACTCGTCTGGGTGTTCGAAGACATCCGCAACGAGCATCGCCCCGACGCCGTTCTGTACCTGGACGACGTCACCGTCGTGACTGACGAACCTGTCCTGGACCCATCGCGCTGGGTGGATGACGCGATGCTGGATGCGATTGCGCATCGCACGTTCTCCTATTTCCTGCGCTTTACCGACTCGCTGGGGTTTGCGCTGGATCGTTCAACCTTCTCAGACATGGTGAGCGTGGGAACGGTGGGATTCCAACTCACGGCATATTGCATTGGGCATGAACGGCAATGGGCGGAACGGGCGGAGCTGGAGCAGCGGGTTCGGATGATTCTGCGAAACCTTCGCCATCTGCCCACGGGGCCGGAGCCCGGCACTGGGCGGGCGGGGTATCGCGGGTTCTTTTATCATTTCCTGACGGCGGACACCGGGTTGAGAAAGGATGCGAACGTTGAACTATCGGTATACGACACCGCATTGCTGATGTATGGGGTGCTGACGTGCCTGGAATACTTTTCCGGAGACGCCGAGATCCGCGAGTTGTGCCAGCAACTCTATGATCGTGTGGAATGGAGCTGGTTTGTGGACCGCCGGCCTGGCGCGAATCAGAACCAATTCCGTCTCGAATGGAAACCAGAGGGCGGCGCAGGCGGGCGTTTTCAAGGTCACGTGGACGGCCAGACGGATGAAGCGCTCATGCTCGATATTCTCGCGCTAGGGTCGCGGACGTATTCCATCGGAATGGACACGTATTTTGCGCGGCGGCGTTCCTTCGGCAGGTTTCCCGGTCCCGACAGCCCGCCGATCCTGGCGTCATGGCGGGGATCAATGTTCAATTATTTCTTCGCGAGCTGCTGGTTGAATTTCGAGAGGCGCGGAATGGATTTGCACGCGTTGAGCCCGGTCGACCTATGGCGCAACAACCGCCTGGCGATTGAAGCAAATCGGCGGTTCTGCATGTTGCACGCGGCGGATTATTCGGGGCAGACCAATGGCTTTTTCACGACCTATGGCGAGAATGCCTGGGGATTAACGGCGTGCGATAATCTCGTCGCACCGACTTCGCACGCCCCCAGCGAGTATTTTGGCTTTGGCGCATTGCCGACTGAGGAGAACCTCCGCTTCAACACGCGCGCTCCCCATGCGGGAACGATTGCCGTCTACGGCGCAGTGAGCGCCATCAACTACACGCCACAGGAGTCGCTCGCCGCAATCCGGCATTTCTTGAGCATCCCGAAACTTTGGAATCCGCTTTTCGGCTTCGGCGACGCTTTCAGCCTTGATCCGCATTACGTGGTCGCCCCTTACGACGCGGAAGGAAACCCGACCGTTGTGGCAGCAACTCACCTGAATGGACCATGGATCAATCCAATGGTCATGGGCGTAAACGTCGGACCGATGCTGCTGGCGGTGGAAAATTATCGCACCCGGATGATATGGAAACTCATGGATCGAAACCCGCATATAAGGATCGGGCTGGATCGGATTTTCGGAATCAGCAGCCTCAATGCGGAATCGGTTTCGTTCAACGACCAAGGCAACGCAGTCGTGATTCGCTGGAAAGCGGAGCGCGAGGCATCACGCTACGCGGTGTATGGATCGAGCGACTTGTCGGACTGGCGCCTGCTCGAGGATGGCATTCAGGCGACCGAGTGGACCGACACGCGCCGCACCCCGGGGGAGCAGCGCTTTTACCTGATCAAAGCTTTGCGTTAG
- the hisH gene encoding imidazole glycerol phosphate synthase subunit HisH, which produces MIALLDYGSGNLRSVHNALLKVGADVRVVRDAAELHGADAAVLPGVGAFDDCIHALEKQELLAATRTFIDSGRPFLGICVGYQALFDRSDEFNSCAAGLGIFKGNVVKFSAGEGLKVPQIGWNQLESIAPGCPLFRDINEGSYVYFVHSFFPRPEDPGIVATKTTYGETFASSVWRDNVFATQFHPEKSQKVGLQLLKNFKDHAETA; this is translated from the coding sequence GTGATTGCCTTGCTCGATTATGGTTCGGGAAATTTGCGCAGCGTGCATAATGCGTTGCTCAAAGTCGGGGCCGACGTTCGCGTCGTTCGCGACGCCGCCGAATTGCATGGTGCAGACGCAGCCGTGCTGCCAGGGGTGGGCGCCTTTGACGATTGCATTCACGCGCTCGAGAAGCAGGAGTTGCTGGCAGCGACACGCACGTTCATCGACAGCGGCCGGCCATTTCTAGGAATCTGTGTGGGTTACCAGGCGCTGTTTGACCGCAGTGACGAATTTAACAGCTGCGCGGCCGGATTGGGCATTTTCAAGGGCAACGTGGTGAAGTTCAGCGCTGGCGAAGGTCTCAAGGTTCCGCAGATCGGATGGAACCAGCTGGAATCCATCGCGCCCGGCTGCCCTCTGTTTCGCGACATCAACGAAGGCAGCTACGTCTATTTCGTCCACAGCTTTTTTCCGCGGCCTGAAGATCCGGGAATTGTGGCAACGAAGACTACCTACGGCGAAACGTTTGCGTCATCGGTGTGGCGCGACAACGTCTTTGCCACGCAGTTTCATCCGGAGAAAAGCCAGAAGGTGGGCCTGCAGCTCCTCAAGAACTTCAAGGATCACGCGGAGACAGCGTGA
- a CDS encoding HU family DNA-binding protein, whose product MAKALTKSQIAASVAETVGLTKKQANETIEALVALAYKNAKNTFTIPGLGKLVLVNRKARMGRNPATGETIKIAAKRVVKFRIAKAAKDAILGAK is encoded by the coding sequence ATGGCAAAAGCTCTAACTAAATCACAAATCGCCGCCTCCGTGGCGGAAACAGTCGGTCTCACCAAAAAGCAGGCGAACGAAACCATCGAAGCGTTGGTTGCGCTGGCCTACAAGAATGCAAAGAACACCTTCACGATTCCCGGTCTCGGCAAGCTCGTGCTGGTCAACCGCAAGGCACGCATGGGCCGCAATCCTGCGACCGGCGAAACCATCAAGATCGCAGCGAAGCGCGTTGTAAAATTCCGCATCGCCAAAGCCGCAAAAGACGCGATCCTCGGCGCAAAGTAA
- a CDS encoding response regulator yields the protein MNGHEDLTRSTRKLQLLVVDDEPNVCECLKLILALDGHDVATANSGRDGIELFRSRRFDVVCTDYSMPGMRGDEFAAGIKALRPDQPIVMISGLAGTLEKPAGVDYILSKPFFPNDLRLALRAVMQSTGRTERHAFDSVCAADQPESGEEFGMSV from the coding sequence ATGAATGGGCACGAAGATTTGACGCGATCGACAAGGAAGTTACAGCTCCTGGTGGTTGACGACGAGCCGAACGTTTGCGAATGCCTGAAATTAATTCTGGCACTCGACGGTCATGACGTGGCGACCGCAAACAGCGGCCGCGACGGCATCGAACTTTTTCGATCCCGCCGCTTCGACGTGGTGTGCACCGATTATTCCATGCCCGGCATGCGCGGCGATGAATTTGCGGCGGGGATCAAGGCACTGCGCCCGGATCAGCCTATCGTGATGATCAGCGGCCTCGCCGGAACACTCGAAAAGCCTGCTGGTGTCGATTACATCCTGAGCAAGCCGTTCTTTCCAAACGATCTGCGCCTGGCACTCCGCGCAGTGATGCAATCGACAGGAAGAACCGAGCGCCACGCGTTTGATTCCGTCTGTGCGGCGGATCAGCCCGAATCCGGCGAAGAATTCGGCATGAGCGTTTAG